GGGTTTCAATGACACCCCAAAGGGTATTGATTAATGGTGAAACCCGTGTAACACTATTGTCAAATGGCCAGGAGGGGTGGCTGTGTCTCAGGCGAAAGAGTACCGGCGGTTAATTTTGGAAGCTATTGAAGACATGGAGTTTTTGGCCACAACCTTTAACACGGAAAAGGGCGAAGAGACAAAAAAGGCCTTTAAACGGGGGCAGAAAGAAGCTTGCCTGAAATGGGCGGAAATCCTTAAGGAGCGGTTAAACAAACTGGAAAGGAGCAAAACGAGTGGCTAACAAATGCGTCGCATGTCTCCAACAGATTCCCCGCGGGGAACCGGTTTACTGGACGGATGGGAAAACCTTCTGTGAATCGTGCTATCTGGAATACAAGGAATGGAAGAGAAAACAGGGGAAATAGGATTTGCAGCACTTTAAGCCGCGGTACATACAAGGTTTGTTGGAAGCGGAATGGAAGCGGATCCCTCGTCATTCGATGGAAACAGTCCGAC
This window of the Planifilum fulgidum genome carries:
- a CDS encoding LIM domain-containing protein: MANKCVACLQQIPRGEPVYWTDGKTFCESCYLEYKEWKRKQGK